Below is a window of Neodiprion virginianus isolate iyNeoVirg1 chromosome 4, iyNeoVirg1.1, whole genome shotgun sequence DNA.
tttagcaACGTtcaattaaaaagaaaaaatcgctCTCCCCTTCTTTCTAAAGGAAATCTATTTTTGCATgtcgattttttaatttcaaaagcatTTGCGATTCTAATAACAGGTATGGCGCAAAGTAGAGCAAGTTCTCACTCACTTGCGGATGCTGTAAAAATGGTAAATACAAAACGGTCAAACCTATTCGAGTAAAATCGAAACTGTAtctttcatcattattttcatccaattCAGTTTCTATCGCAAATTGTATATTTCAGATTCTAAGGCATTTTTTGGGTATGCAAATAACACGTAATTCGAAATCATCGCTGCGAAGGGGTTGTTTAGTAATAGATATTGAATTACGTGCTAATAAAAGGCGTGATTTATACGCTGTGCAAATGACCCACTGTGGATGCTGGACTAACACCGGAGTCCAAAATTTATTCGACGAATTGTGTCTCCTAGTAAAAAATGGAATGCTGCCCGATAAACCGGTGCTGGCTCAAGCGTTTACAAGAAATTCCGGCGATGCGAAAGAAACTCGTTATATCATAGAAGGAGGGCCGAGTTTTGGTcaaaaacagtttttgttGAACAATCCCATAATCCATTTTCCGTCATTTCGAAATTACGTCTTGATCAAGTTACAGGTAAATGTAACaacgtattatattatacaaactATTCTTACAATTTTCACACATCATACGGTGCTACATTATACATCGTGTGATTATTTTCAGTACAGAATCTCGTCCGATCATCTATTAGAATTCAAGGAAATACTGGTCTGCGAATTCAAAACATTAAGAGAGTCCAATCCCAACGTAAAAATCACGTTTTACTATGAGAAGGACGTTTTCTACACGAACCACGTTCAATCCGACGACGACTTTCAAGACTCACAATCGCTGAGCCTTTCATTAATATCAATCGTGAAACAAAGTATGAATAACGAATTTAAAGAACGTTGCTTAAATACTGTCGGCGCCGACAATGCCCACGAAGCGCAGAAGCTTCTAGGGAAAACACTCTTCTCTATGACACACGAAAACTATATGATTCCGTGATGTAACGTAATATATTTAAAGacgaataacattttttttcacaccccGTTACGCAAGAATTATCGTGTAATAAAGAATATCACGCGATTATATCGATTAAAAACTCTAACATATAATCGTGTACGTgcaaattaataaatattatatcgTTACAAAACAGCCTTTGTTTAACGTTTCCGATAATCGATAAACAAGAATCGTCTatccttatttttctttacatacGCAGCATAATCTGTCAGgagaaacaaatgaaaatttcaattgcaGAACAGTGAGCGAGCAACGCAAATTTCCAATTGTCGTATGAGAGTTTGAAATTGGCGGGTGATCCGCCGCAAGTAGCGCCGGGAAATATTGGTTGGAGCGACAATGGCGCCGCAGAGTCGGTGCGCCTCATGTATTTTTCCCAGTCGCGCGGCCAGTCGAAACAGGTCAGGTTTGGCAGGTTCACTGACAGCGGTGTAACGAAAGGCAGCGTCTGTCGTAGCTACGCtattgaatgaaattgaaatatcgttATCGAGAAAATGAAGGAGGTCCGAGCGAGTTCTATCTCAGAAGCAGACGCTCCGTCAAAGTGAACGGGTCGAGGAGAAAGAATCGTTGTGAGAAATCGAGGGGCGCCTATTAGATGCAGTGAAGAACGAGAGTTTTTCCTACGCAATACAGTTCATCCAATCCATCCGGCGAATGTGTGTGCTGCTGGTGCCGCTGGTGTTATAGGTTTAAGGTTTGTGTTTGGTGTTTTCCCCAGTAGTTCTCAACTCGGGAGTGGTGATTTTATGCAGCAGATGCATGTGGGCGTGATAAATATGACTGACACACAACCTTGCCGCAAGATGTTCTTGTTTATTAGCATGCCAGTACAGTTTCAGTTTGCGTTATGTGGCCTTATTTGACTACGAGGTATCCGTTGCATCACGCGCTATGAGGCCTCGTAAAATATTCCATGTAAATATGTAGACACCTACACGCACGTACGCACCTGTCCCCTCAAATATCAGTTTTGTCGATGCGATGCATTAAACGTACGACGCAAACGCATGTAAATCCAAACAGGATCTTAGTTCCTAACTAAATGGCGGATTGTAATGCTGTGTCGTTACTTTTCTCGTCCACGGTTCTTCCCGGGCTCGTGGTATCTCTAAACCTACGTAGCACCTACGTAGGGAAATCATATTCGACGCGCTCCTCTTCGGACCAAACAGAAATTGGGCCCTCTCGTTTGATAAGCTTCTGCGATAGCGTAATGAAGTCTGAACGCTGCATCCGCAGCAGCGACGATCCCCTGCTGTCTTATCTATCTAAACCCTCAACCCACGTAATTCTCTCCTGAATCAGATACCTGCTTGCTGCCTATTACTTTACTCTGATATCATTCGTGCGAGGCGACAGCTGCGTTCACATGTGTAGGAAATTAATGCACGCTAATGAAAACGATTTCTTACACGGttacggagagaaaaaacccGTTTAAACCAGCCTTTGTATCAAgtgctgaaatttttctacgcCGAGTTTTGATCTGTAAAGCGTAGCAACaagggggcgggggggggggggatatataaaaaatggaaacaagGCCTCCTAGAAAGTTGCGTTTATCGATCACGAGCTCAATTTCCGGTATGTATCTGGGTAAATCGAAAAACCCGAAGCGCTTAAAGAATGGAAGAAATTAGTTAATGCTGAATAGTGCCTGTCAAATTGTACCTTTTGCCCTGTTCACGGTTTGTCCTCTTCTTAAGGTGGTACGAAAAAGAGAATTTCCATCTTAAGCGGTCATAATTTAAACGATTTCCCGTCGTTTGGGGACAGGAAATGAATCAGTACTCGAGGACGTGTTTTTCATAGTAATTGATCCAGTCCAGACTGAGCTTCACTGTTTGATGTGGATATGTCAGTGAACGTGTCTCAAACACTCGGTATAAGGCACTTCATCAAAACGTGGTACAATGTTTGTTAGTTATCAGCGAATTCTCCAAAGCTCGATTGCGTTTcgtgattattttattcgttcaaGAAGCACATACTGCGGTGAATAGAATTTGAACTGTTATTCAAACACTTGCTGAAattatgtacacgtatacatacgtacattgTGTGTTTAAAATGGTAAAATCATTGCTTATCGATTAAGCTGAATCCAATCGAAGCTCCCATACATTGAAAGGTGCAGGAAAAAAGAATCAAGAACAATACGGGATTTCTTCGAATCTTACTACGTATCGGCTGCAGACGAAATTCTTACACAACTTGTTACAATGTTATAATACGACGTGTAGGAATTTGCGgtaggagaagaaaaatccaGTTTTACTCTACGAAACCGCGAATACAT
It encodes the following:
- the LOC124304084 gene encoding uncharacterized protein LOC124304084, with translation MAQSRASSHSLADAVKMILRHFLGMQITRNSKSSLRRGCLVIDIELRANKRRDLYAVQMTHCGCWTNTGVQNLFDELCLLVKNGMLPDKPVLAQAFTRNSGDAKETRYIIEGGPSFGQKQFLLNNPIIHFPSFRNYVLIKLQYRISSDHLLEFKEILVCEFKTLRESNPNVKITFYYEKDVFYTNHVQSDDDFQDSQSLSLSLISIVKQSMNNEFKERCLNTVGADNAHEAQKLLGKTLFSMTHENYMIP